From Deltaproteobacteria bacterium HGW-Deltaproteobacteria-4, one genomic window encodes:
- a CDS encoding transcriptional regulator, whose translation MNFDAFDVVVVPFPFTDKNTTKRRPALILSDAQVFNCQVGQAVMAMITSAKNSGWPLDIEIQNLDSAGLPSPSVIRMKLFTLDEKLIIRKAGKLASPDQDKIIAALRQLLPFVSDRK comes from the coding sequence GTGAACTTTGATGCCTTCGATGTGGTTGTTGTCCCCTTCCCCTTTACGGACAAAAACACAACCAAGCGCCGACCGGCATTGATTCTCTCCGATGCTCAGGTCTTTAATTGCCAAGTTGGCCAGGCCGTCATGGCGATGATTACCAGTGCCAAAAATTCAGGTTGGCCCCTGGATATTGAAATCCAAAATCTTGATTCTGCCGGCCTGCCCTCCCCTTCCGTGATACGGATGAAACTCTTTACCTTGGACGAAAAGTTGATTATCAGAAAAGCTGGAAAACTCGCCAGCCCGGATCAGGATAAAATAATAGCAGCCCTTCGCCAACTGCTCCCCTTCGTATCAGACCGGAAATAA
- a CDS encoding AbrB family transcriptional regulator, whose product MATATSKITSKYQATIPEPVRKVLHLKAGDAIAFEIEGHQILLRKARPVDLVFAEALKGTLNEWESAADEEAYREL is encoded by the coding sequence ATGGCAACGGCGACAAGCAAAATCACATCAAAATATCAAGCAACCATTCCGGAACCGGTCCGCAAAGTACTGCACCTGAAAGCCGGTGATGCCATTGCCTTTGAGATTGAGGGTCATCAGATACTCCTCAGAAAAGCAAGACCTGTGGATCTGGTCTTTGCCGAGGCACTGAAAGGGACGTTGAACGAATGGGAATCAGCTGCCGATGAAGAGGCCTACCGTGAACTTTGA
- a CDS encoding plasmid stabilization protein, producing MSFRIIYTDAYLKRATKFIKRHPEILPQYEKTLKLLELNPSHPSLRLHRLGGALRDLHSVSINISYRMTLEFFLDDEMIVLVNVGSHDDVY from the coding sequence ATGAGCTTTCGGATCATCTATACCGATGCTTATCTGAAGCGCGCTACAAAGTTTATCAAGCGACATCCCGAAATTCTCCCTCAGTATGAAAAAACCCTGAAACTGCTGGAACTCAACCCGTCACACCCGTCTCTTCGCTTGCATCGTCTTGGTGGGGCTTTGCGGGATCTGCATTCAGTATCGATCAACATCAGCTATCGAATGACCCTGGAGTTTTTTCTCGATGACGAGATGATCGTTTTGGTGAACGTCGGCAGTCATGATGACGTTTATTGA
- a CDS encoding colanic acid biosynthesis acetyltransferase WcaF encodes MSVDLSRFNNSWYNPGCGFFVRTLWHYVNAVFLQSPLNPSSKLKIIILRMFGAKIGQGVVLKPSINVKYPWKLEIGDYSWIGENVWLDSLAPITIGSNVCISQGVYFCTGNHDWTDPAFGLIVKPIVIEDGAWVGARATVLPGVTIKSHSIVAAGSVIAKDTDAYGIYVGNPAMKVKERKIRS; translated from the coding sequence ATGAGTGTTGACCTTTCCAGATTCAATAACTCTTGGTACAATCCTGGCTGTGGATTTTTTGTTCGCACACTCTGGCATTATGTCAATGCAGTCTTCCTGCAATCCCCTCTCAACCCGTCATCAAAACTGAAGATAATAATCCTCCGCATGTTCGGTGCAAAAATAGGGCAGGGGGTTGTGCTTAAACCGAGCATTAACGTCAAATATCCCTGGAAGCTGGAGATCGGCGACTATTCCTGGATAGGTGAGAATGTCTGGCTCGACTCTCTTGCCCCTATCACCATCGGCAGTAACGTTTGTATCTCCCAAGGTGTCTACTTCTGCACCGGCAACCACGATTGGACTGACCCCGCCTTCGGCCTGATCGTCAAACCGATAGTAATTGAAGACGGTGCTTGGGTCGGGGCGCGAGCAACAGTCCTTCCGGGAGTAACAATCAAGAGTCATTCCATCGTCGCGGCCGGTTCGGTCATCGCCAAGGATACGGACGCATATGGTATTTATGTCGGCAACCCTGCGATGAAAGTCAAAGAACGGAAGATAAGGTCTTAG
- a CDS encoding PIN domain nuclease, whose amino-acid sequence MIVLDTHVWLWWLHDPAKLSPTAVKLIEQEQELGALILSSISIWEVAVKVQSGRLAIPMEILQWYELARSYPATVIEPLSPVDAIASTQLPGDFHKDPADRMIISLARRLAIPLITCDRKILEYKHVLTAW is encoded by the coding sequence ATGATTGTGCTTGATACGCATGTCTGGCTCTGGTGGTTGCATGATCCTGCCAAATTATCACCGACTGCTGTTAAGTTAATTGAGCAAGAGCAAGAATTAGGAGCGCTTATCCTCTCTTCTATCTCTATCTGGGAGGTGGCAGTCAAGGTCCAATCGGGCAGACTAGCTATTCCCATGGAGATATTGCAGTGGTATGAGTTGGCAAGAAGTTATCCAGCAACAGTGATTGAGCCACTTTCGCCCGTCGATGCTATTGCCAGCACTCAACTTCCCGGTGATTTTCATAAAGACCCAGCGGATCGAATGATTATCTCTCTCGCCCGGCGGTTGGCCATACCGCTTATTACCTGCGATCGAAAAATCCTTGAGTACAAACATGTCCTGACTGCTTGGTGA
- a CDS encoding prevent-host-death protein, which yields MNTISANELKTKGVASIESALAKGAEAIISVRGQERYVVMNLDEYNRLRVCELESALYETRQEFAAGAFVEESVDEHIARIRTAAR from the coding sequence ATGAATACGATTTCAGCCAACGAATTGAAGACCAAGGGTGTTGCTTCGATTGAGTCGGCTTTAGCGAAGGGTGCGGAGGCGATTATTTCGGTGCGTGGCCAAGAGCGTTATGTGGTCATGAATCTGGACGAGTATAACCGGTTGAGGGTCTGCGAACTTGAATCAGCCCTCTACGAAACGCGGCAGGAGTTTGCAGCCGGCGCGTTTGTCGAGGAGAGCGTGGATGAGCATATCGCGCGGATCCGGACGGCGGCGAGATGA
- a CDS encoding protein-disulfide isomerase — translation MVRQIVILCMAFSLLTVPVFAFSQEGGMGCGAGKCSDCHSLSLKEATTLLKGIDKVLAVEFSELPGFWTVDAEKAGQKFPIFVDFSKKYVLAGSIIKIATGEDLTQQRMAQLNKGNPAAAPSSAVAKKVDIKSIPVDDAILLGRADAKSKVIVFTDPECPYCKKVHSEMQEVVKADPNIAFLIKLMPLKMHPNAYGLSKTILCSTNPLSVLEAVFHGAPVAPSACPTTKVDETLASAQQLGITSTPTLILPDGTILPGYKKAPDLLKILGSNVTLPAAGK, via the coding sequence ATGGTCCGTCAAATAGTGATTCTGTGCATGGCCTTTTCCTTGCTGACTGTTCCGGTCTTTGCCTTTTCGCAAGAAGGGGGGATGGGCTGTGGCGCCGGCAAATGCAGCGATTGCCACAGTCTTTCACTGAAAGAAGCCACCACCCTGCTCAAGGGGATTGACAAGGTCCTGGCGGTCGAATTCTCGGAGCTTCCCGGTTTCTGGACCGTCGATGCCGAAAAGGCCGGGCAGAAGTTCCCCATCTTTGTCGATTTTTCGAAAAAATATGTCCTGGCCGGCAGCATCATCAAGATTGCCACCGGCGAAGACCTGACCCAGCAACGCATGGCTCAGCTGAACAAGGGGAATCCTGCTGCCGCTCCGTCCAGTGCTGTTGCCAAAAAAGTCGACATCAAGTCGATTCCTGTCGATGATGCCATTCTCCTCGGCAGAGCCGATGCCAAATCCAAGGTGATCGTCTTTACCGATCCCGAATGTCCCTACTGTAAAAAAGTGCACAGCGAGATGCAGGAAGTCGTCAAGGCCGATCCGAATATCGCGTTCCTGATTAAGCTGATGCCCTTGAAGATGCACCCGAATGCTTACGGTCTCTCCAAGACCATCCTTTGTTCGACCAATCCCCTTTCCGTCCTGGAAGCGGTCTTTCACGGGGCGCCGGTCGCTCCTTCTGCCTGTCCGACCACCAAGGTCGATGAAACCCTGGCATCGGCCCAGCAATTGGGGATTACCTCGACCCCGACGCTGATCCTGCCGGACGGTACGATTCTGCCCGGCTATAAAAAAGCCCCTGATCTTCTCAAGATTCTCGGGTCGAACGTGACTCTCCCCGCGGCGGGGAAGTAA
- a CDS encoding prevent-host-death family protein, which yields MYVIRCTSRLLEVNMRSLSVSSARSQLPSLLDDVFTKHETIIISRKGKPVAQLTPIPSDASLDESKRFPLRSIAISIADDFDEPAPELWEALES from the coding sequence ATGTACGTGATACGTTGTACATCACGTTTACTGGAGGTCAATATGAGATCTTTATCCGTATCATCAGCGCGTAGCCAACTGCCGTCCCTTCTTGATGATGTTTTTACCAAGCACGAAACCATCATTATCAGTCGTAAAGGAAAGCCTGTTGCCCAACTGACGCCAATCCCGTCCGATGCCTCTCTGGATGAAAGCAAACGCTTTCCCCTGCGGAGTATTGCCATTTCCATTGCTGACGATTTTGATGAACCGGCTCCGGAATTGTGGGAGGCGTTAGAGTCATGA
- a CDS encoding addiction module toxin RelE encodes MNLKIVVRKQAEADIAAAAIWYDQQNPGLGTEYLRAVDVCIASIARNPAMYATVYRTVKRALLRRFPYGIFYIITNENIVIIACLHGKQNPNRIKSRS; translated from the coding sequence ATGAACCTCAAAATTGTTGTCCGGAAGCAAGCTGAAGCGGATATAGCGGCAGCGGCTATCTGGTATGACCAGCAAAATCCTGGACTAGGAACGGAGTATCTTCGGGCCGTTGACGTTTGTATTGCCTCTATTGCCCGCAATCCCGCCATGTATGCCACTGTTTATCGCACTGTAAAAAGGGCATTACTGCGCAGGTTCCCATACGGGATTTTTTATATCATCACCAACGAGAACATCGTCATCATTGCCTGTCTCCATGGGAAACAAAATCCCAACCGCATCAAATCCCGCAGTTAG
- a CDS encoding aminotransferase DegT has translation MKSSFLPIAEPDLSQIEEEMILQAVRSGWVSSLGEFIGRFEKNFANFCQMPFASTVCNGTAALHLALVARGVGPGDEVIIPSLTFVATAAAVMHAGATPVFVDCIADVGVIDPKAVEAALTNRTKAIIAVHLYGHPADMDPLLEIAEAHNLLLLEDAAEAHGASYKGRRVGSLGHMATFSFYGNKIMTTGEGGMILSSAEEDDARVRFLRDHAMDPKKRYWHPEVGFNYRMTNIQAALGVAQLSRFAEVSRKRADILLAYRQLGLNETFGLAINPKLSWAEPAPWLVCALLPNALPLGTRDQICSSLRTHDIDTRPYFYPIHLMPPYQGCRCVGADGTSELVNTLSLSARGFNLPSSPHMTLQDIFRVGEALKIELAKVIS, from the coding sequence ATGAAGAGTAGCTTTCTGCCAATTGCTGAACCTGATTTGAGTCAAATAGAAGAAGAGATGATTTTGCAGGCAGTGCGGTCGGGGTGGGTCAGTTCTCTGGGGGAATTTATCGGACGATTTGAAAAAAATTTTGCCAATTTCTGTCAAATGCCCTTTGCTTCAACGGTGTGCAATGGGACGGCTGCACTCCATCTAGCTTTGGTTGCCAGAGGAGTCGGTCCGGGTGATGAAGTCATTATCCCCTCCCTTACTTTTGTTGCTACGGCTGCTGCGGTGATGCATGCAGGTGCTACTCCAGTCTTTGTTGATTGCATTGCTGATGTCGGCGTTATAGATCCCAAGGCGGTGGAGGCGGCTCTTACTAACCGGACAAAGGCGATTATTGCCGTGCACCTTTATGGCCATCCTGCCGACATGGATCCTTTGCTCGAGATAGCTGAAGCACATAACCTTTTGCTATTGGAAGACGCTGCGGAAGCTCATGGAGCTAGCTACAAGGGGCGGAGAGTCGGCAGCCTAGGGCACATGGCGACCTTTTCTTTTTATGGTAACAAGATAATGACCACCGGAGAAGGAGGGATGATTCTTTCCTCTGCAGAGGAAGACGATGCGCGAGTGCGTTTTCTGCGCGATCATGCCATGGATCCAAAGAAGAGATACTGGCACCCGGAAGTCGGTTTCAATTATCGGATGACCAACATTCAGGCCGCCCTTGGGGTCGCCCAGCTAAGCCGATTTGCGGAAGTTAGTCGAAAACGGGCTGATATTCTCCTTGCATACCGGCAACTGGGTTTAAATGAGACCTTTGGTTTGGCAATCAATCCTAAGCTGAGTTGGGCTGAGCCGGCCCCATGGTTAGTCTGCGCTCTCTTGCCTAATGCTCTTCCCCTCGGAACGCGCGACCAGATATGCAGTTCGCTGCGCACCCATGATATTGATACCCGTCCCTATTTTTATCCGATTCATCTAATGCCTCCTTACCAGGGGTGCCGGTGTGTGGGGGCTGATGGTACTAGCGAGTTAGTTAATACCCTGTCATTGTCGGCGCGGGGGTTTAATCTTCCTAGTTCGCCACATATGACCCTACAGGACATCTTCCGGGTGGGAGAGGCATTGAAAATAGAGCTAGCCAAGGTGATTTCTTAA
- a CDS encoding mechanosensitive ion channel family protein encodes MEVLDWNGMIKSAWSICLVLAVAWVGFFLLDKIILRAKDTMLKKSEQEGEPLSEAGKRIDTLMRLVRQGARLALLAVVLLMVLGELGVQIAPILAGAGVLGLAVGFGAQALVRDIISGFFFIMENQVRVGDVAVVNGTGGLVQEMNFRTLVLRDLSGTVHIFPNGTINTLSNMTNEWSAYVFEIGVAYKENTDRVIEVIREVGADLQQDPAFDAFILEPVEIFGVDSFGDSAVVIKGRIKTRPMQKWVTGREFLRRLKMAFDAQGIEIPFPHRTLYFGETSLPGDLRLLAKGPEPGDGVAKSA; translated from the coding sequence ATGGAAGTGTTGGACTGGAACGGCATGATCAAATCAGCCTGGAGCATCTGTCTGGTGCTGGCGGTTGCCTGGGTCGGTTTTTTCCTTCTCGACAAAATCATTCTCAGGGCCAAGGATACGATGCTCAAAAAGAGCGAACAGGAAGGGGAGCCGCTGAGCGAGGCCGGCAAGCGCATCGACACTTTAATGCGTCTGGTGCGGCAAGGGGCGAGATTGGCGTTGCTCGCCGTGGTGCTGTTGATGGTGTTGGGCGAACTCGGGGTACAGATCGCCCCGATTCTGGCCGGCGCCGGAGTGCTCGGCCTGGCCGTCGGTTTCGGAGCCCAGGCCCTGGTCCGCGACATCATTTCCGGCTTCTTTTTCATCATGGAGAATCAGGTACGGGTCGGCGACGTTGCGGTGGTGAACGGCACCGGTGGTTTGGTGCAGGAGATGAATTTCCGCACCCTGGTGCTGCGGGATCTATCCGGTACGGTCCATATCTTTCCCAACGGCACCATCAATACCTTGAGCAACATGACCAATGAATGGTCGGCCTACGTCTTCGAAATCGGCGTCGCTTACAAGGAAAATACCGATCGCGTCATCGAAGTGATCCGCGAGGTGGGCGCTGACCTGCAACAGGACCCTGCTTTCGATGCTTTTATTCTCGAACCGGTGGAGATCTTCGGTGTCGACAGCTTTGGCGATTCGGCGGTAGTGATCAAGGGACGGATCAAGACCAGGCCGATGCAGAAATGGGTCACGGGCCGCGAATTCCTGCGCCGTCTCAAGATGGCGTTCGACGCGCAGGGGATCGAAATACCCTTTCCGCACCGCACCCTTTACTTCGGCGAAACGAGTCTGCCCGGAGATCTGCGTTTGCTGGCGAAGGGGCCGGAGCCCGGCGACGGAGTTGCCAAAAGTGCATAA
- a CDS encoding RNA-binding transcriptional accessory protein — protein sequence MTKTFTALLPHILPWLVDETGLRPQQLQQTARLFDEGGTVPFIARYRKEQTGELDEVQIRSIEERLCYYSELLDRKATILASIREQGKLSDELADRIALTRQKTELEDLYLPYKPKRRTKAIIARERGLEPLADLLAAQEATTLTLAELAAPFVDADKEVPDAATALAGAGHILAERLAEDADVRARVRQLTWDAGIITSRVATEKLGTVSKFEMYYDYREALKSIPSHRMLAMRRGEVEEVLRLALEAPEAEILLYLQGRLLKGASVFAPFLCAVAGDAYKRLISASIEVELRLEAKKRADEGAIAIFAGNLRNLLLAPPVGNLRVLGVDPGLRTGSKLAVIDATGKFCEHVTIYPHTGEARVAAAKKELLRLIAAHQVEMVAIGNGTAGREMEEFVKVTCVEAGLRLPVVAVSESGASIYSASDIAREEFPELDLTVRGAISIARRLQDPLAELVKLDAKSIGVGQYQHDVNQVALKKALDAVVESCVNWVGVDLNTASWALLAYVAGIGDSLAQAIVRYRDEHGPFATRKALLKVPRFGAKAFEQAAGFLRIRGGSDPLDNTAVHPERYPLVKVMAADLGSSVALLAREPALAGQIDLLRYVTAEVGLPTLRDIVAELKKPGRDPRASFQMASFRDDVKELSDLRAGMILEGVVTNVTAFGAFVDVGVHQDGLVHVSHLGHRFIRDPNEAVKVGQIVKVKVLSVDTPRKRIGLSIKEASPAPAR from the coding sequence ATGACCAAGACCTTTACAGCGCTCCTTCCGCACATTCTCCCCTGGCTCGTCGATGAAACGGGTCTGCGTCCGCAACAGCTGCAACAGACCGCCCGGCTCTTTGATGAAGGCGGCACCGTCCCCTTTATTGCCCGCTACCGCAAGGAACAGACCGGTGAGCTCGATGAGGTGCAGATCCGCAGCATCGAGGAGCGCCTTTGCTATTACAGCGAACTCCTCGACCGCAAGGCAACGATCCTTGCGTCGATCCGCGAGCAGGGGAAGCTCAGTGATGAACTGGCGGACCGCATCGCCCTTACCCGGCAAAAGACCGAACTCGAAGACCTTTACCTCCCTTACAAGCCGAAGCGCCGCACCAAGGCGATCATTGCCCGCGAACGCGGCCTTGAGCCCTTGGCCGACCTTCTTGCGGCGCAGGAAGCGACGACCCTGACTCTGGCTGAGCTTGCCGCCCCCTTTGTCGATGCGGACAAGGAGGTGCCCGATGCGGCCACTGCCCTGGCCGGTGCCGGTCATATTCTCGCCGAGCGCCTGGCCGAAGATGCCGACGTCCGGGCCCGGGTGCGGCAGCTGACCTGGGACGCCGGGATCATCACCAGCCGGGTGGCAACCGAGAAGCTCGGTACGGTCAGCAAGTTCGAGATGTACTACGATTACCGCGAGGCGCTGAAGAGTATCCCTTCGCACCGCATGCTCGCCATGCGCCGCGGCGAGGTCGAGGAAGTGCTGCGTCTGGCTCTGGAAGCGCCGGAGGCAGAGATACTCCTTTATCTGCAGGGGCGCCTGCTCAAGGGGGCAAGTGTCTTTGCGCCCTTTCTTTGCGCCGTGGCGGGCGATGCCTACAAGCGTCTGATCTCGGCTTCGATCGAGGTTGAGCTGCGCCTGGAAGCGAAAAAACGTGCTGACGAAGGTGCGATTGCGATCTTTGCCGGCAATCTGCGCAACCTCCTGCTGGCGCCGCCGGTGGGGAATCTGCGCGTTCTCGGTGTCGATCCCGGTCTGCGTACCGGTTCGAAGCTGGCAGTCATCGATGCCACCGGTAAATTCTGCGAACATGTCACTATCTACCCCCACACCGGCGAAGCACGGGTGGCGGCGGCAAAGAAAGAGCTGCTGCGTCTGATTGCCGCGCATCAGGTGGAGATGGTCGCCATCGGCAACGGCACCGCCGGCCGCGAGATGGAAGAGTTCGTCAAGGTGACCTGCGTTGAGGCGGGGCTGCGCCTGCCGGTTGTCGCGGTCAGTGAGTCCGGGGCGAGTATCTATTCGGCTTCGGATATTGCCCGTGAAGAGTTCCCCGAGCTCGATCTCACCGTGCGCGGCGCTATCTCCATTGCCCGCCGCCTGCAGGATCCGTTGGCGGAGCTGGTCAAGCTCGATGCCAAGAGCATCGGTGTCGGCCAGTATCAGCATGATGTCAATCAAGTTGCCCTGAAGAAGGCCCTCGACGCCGTGGTCGAAAGCTGCGTCAACTGGGTCGGCGTAGATCTCAATACCGCCAGCTGGGCGCTCCTGGCTTACGTTGCCGGCATCGGTGATTCCCTCGCCCAGGCGATTGTCCGTTATCGCGATGAGCACGGCCCCTTTGCCACCCGCAAGGCGCTGCTCAAGGTCCCCCGCTTCGGCGCCAAGGCCTTTGAACAGGCCGCCGGCTTTCTCCGTATTCGCGGCGGCAGTGATCCCCTGGATAATACTGCGGTCCATCCCGAACGGTATCCTCTGGTTAAGGTCATGGCCGCTGATCTCGGCAGCAGTGTCGCCCTGCTGGCCAGGGAACCGGCGCTGGCGGGGCAGATCGATCTGCTGCGCTATGTCACCGCCGAAGTCGGCCTGCCGACCTTGCGCGACATTGTTGCCGAGCTCAAAAAGCCGGGCCGCGATCCGCGCGCCAGCTTCCAGATGGCGAGTTTTCGCGACGACGTCAAGGAGCTCAGTGATTTGCGCGCAGGGATGATCCTGGAAGGGGTGGTCACCAACGTCACCGCCTTTGGCGCGTTTGTCGACGTCGGTGTACATCAGGACGGATTGGTGCATGTCAGTCACCTCGGGCACCGCTTTATCCGTGATCCGAACGAGGCGGTGAAGGTCGGGCAGATCGTCAAGGTCAAGGTTCTCAGCGTCGATACGCCGCGCAAGCGTATCGGTCTGTCGATCAAGGAGGCGTCTCCGGCGCCGGCAAGGTAG
- a CDS encoding glycosyl transferase — MQISIITASYNAGATITDCLKSINFQTTPVEHLIIDGASTDNTLELVRQISPHARILSEPDRGIYDAMNKGIRLASGDIIGILNADDFYASPDVLAQVAAVFADPTVAACYGDLQYVQGGVGEKPTECFKVVRHWQSDPFCRSRFLWGWMPPHPTFFVRKEIYEQYGTFRLDLGSAADYELMLRLLFKHQIKAVYITQVLVKMRVGGVSNASLKNRITANLMDRRAWEVNGLKPYPWTLLMKPLRKLRQFLQR; from the coding sequence GTGCAGATTTCCATCATCACCGCCAGCTACAATGCTGGTGCCACCATCACCGACTGCCTCAAAAGCATCAACTTTCAGACCACGCCGGTCGAGCATCTCATCATCGACGGCGCTTCCACCGATAACACCCTTGAACTCGTCCGGCAAATCAGTCCGCACGCCCGTATCCTCTCCGAACCTGACCGCGGTATTTACGACGCCATGAACAAGGGAATCCGTCTGGCCAGCGGCGACATTATCGGCATCCTCAATGCCGATGATTTTTATGCCTCCCCCGATGTTCTCGCCCAAGTGGCAGCGGTCTTTGCAGACCCGACCGTTGCCGCCTGTTACGGCGATCTGCAATATGTTCAGGGGGGTGTGGGAGAAAAACCAACGGAATGCTTTAAAGTTGTCCGGCACTGGCAGTCCGATCCCTTTTGCAGGTCAAGGTTTCTGTGGGGCTGGATGCCGCCGCACCCGACTTTCTTTGTGCGGAAAGAGATCTATGAACAGTACGGTACTTTCCGCCTCGACCTCGGTTCTGCGGCTGATTATGAGCTGATGCTCCGTCTTCTTTTCAAGCACCAGATCAAGGCGGTCTATATCACGCAAGTTCTGGTCAAGATGAGGGTAGGGGGGGTTAGCAATGCGAGTCTGAAAAACCGGATCACGGCGAACCTGATGGATCGCCGTGCCTGGGAGGTGAATGGGCTGAAGCCTTACCCGTGGACGCTGCTGATGAAACCGCTACGCAAGTTGCGGCAGTTTTTGCAGCGATGA
- a CDS encoding enoyl-[acyl-carrier-protein] reductase FabI (Catalyzes a key regulatory step in fatty acid biosynthesis), whose translation MGLMSGKRGVVFGVANDMSIAWGIAQQLRAHGAEIAFTYLNEALEKRVRPLAESLGSELILPCDVAKDEDIEAVFTEIGKRWGKIDFVVHAVAYANREDLKQPFSQTSREGFLLALDISAYSLVAVTRYAIPVMNEGGSILTMSYLGAVRYVPNYNVMGVAKAALESSVLYLAAELGEKGIRVNAISAGPIKTLAASGIANFKAKIKLMDDYAPLRRTVTQDEVGKSSLYLLSDLSSGVTGEVHYVDAGFNFVVVSG comes from the coding sequence ATGGGTTTGATGAGCGGGAAACGCGGCGTGGTCTTTGGTGTTGCCAACGATATGAGTATTGCCTGGGGAATTGCGCAGCAATTGCGGGCGCATGGGGCTGAAATTGCATTTACCTACCTCAATGAAGCCCTGGAAAAGCGGGTGCGTCCCCTGGCCGAGAGTCTCGGCTCGGAGCTGATCCTCCCTTGCGATGTCGCCAAAGATGAAGATATTGAAGCAGTCTTCACCGAGATCGGCAAGCGCTGGGGGAAGATCGATTTCGTCGTGCATGCTGTGGCTTATGCCAATCGCGAAGACCTGAAACAGCCTTTTTCGCAGACGAGTCGCGAAGGCTTCCTCCTTGCCCTTGATATCAGCGCTTATTCGCTGGTCGCCGTGACCCGTTATGCCATCCCGGTGATGAACGAAGGCGGCAGCATCCTCACCATGAGTTATCTTGGAGCGGTCCGCTATGTCCCCAATTACAACGTCATGGGTGTGGCAAAAGCCGCGCTGGAATCTTCGGTCCTTTATCTGGCCGCGGAACTCGGCGAGAAGGGGATCCGCGTCAACGCCATCTCCGCCGGCCCGATCAAGACTCTGGCCGCCTCGGGAATTGCCAACTTCAAGGCGAAAATCAAGTTGATGGACGATTACGCGCCGCTGCGCCGGACCGTGACCCAGGATGAAGTCGGCAAATCTTCTTTGTACCTCCTTTCCGATCTGTCGAGCGGCGTCACCGGTGAAGTCCATTATGTCGACGCCGGCTTCAACTTTGTCGTCGTTTCCGGATGA
- a CDS encoding DUF2442 domain-containing protein yields the protein MIEVLEAAYQEEYKVWLRFNTGESGVADLKDLLLKYKVAAPLIDQNEFKKFYLDEWPTLAWPCGFDVAPETLYERVTGKRPDWQQSAMVHEAREDYK from the coding sequence ATGATCGAGGTACTTGAGGCGGCATATCAGGAAGAATACAAAGTTTGGTTAAGATTCAACACCGGCGAAAGCGGCGTTGCTGATCTTAAGGATTTATTGCTCAAGTATAAAGTGGCCGCACCGCTCATTGATCAAAATGAATTCAAAAAGTTTTACCTGGATGAATGGCCGACGCTGGCGTGGCCATGCGGTTTTGATGTTGCCCCGGAAACTCTGTATGAACGGGTCACCGGCAAACGGCCAGATTGGCAGCAGTCAGCAATGGTCCATGAGGCACGAGAAGATTACAAGTAG
- a CDS encoding addiction module protein codes for MPQITAEDLFSLSIPERIQLVEDIWDSIAIQPEKVELTSDIKYELDQRLEEYAQQPQEQSSWDEVRSRLWRRV; via the coding sequence ATGCCGCAAATAACCGCTGAAGACTTGTTTTCCTTAAGTATCCCGGAGCGGATTCAATTGGTAGAAGATATTTGGGATAGTATCGCCATCCAACCAGAGAAGGTTGAACTAACATCGGACATAAAATACGAATTAGATCAACGTCTTGAAGAGTACGCACAACAACCCCAGGAACAATCATCCTGGGATGAAGTCCGCTCCCGTTTATGGCGTAGGGTATGA